Proteins encoded within one genomic window of Pararhizobium capsulatum DSM 1112:
- a CDS encoding hybrid sensor histidine kinase/response regulator, which yields MTARQRIIPVRREYNRWVANQTLEDYALRFTAKSARQFSSQRISQTAIGAISFLALEAIGGAITLSYGTTNAIIAILVASVVMLVVGLPIARYAIRHGVDIDLLTRGASFGYIGSTITSLIYASFTFMLFAIEASIMSAALELALGIPLWIGYIISAVMVIPLVTHGVRLISKFQLITQPFWIILNILPFIFIALADWSKFDLWLAFTGAGHPEGVPGTLAPFALVEFGAASAVILALMAQIGEQVDFLRFLPPEGQSRLRHRFAVFMAGAGWVVVGAPKLLAGSFLVVLTLGSGVPVSDAADPAHMYLTAFGYMIPSHTAAMLLMAAFVVVSQLKINVMNAYAGSLAWSNFFSRLTHSHPGRVVWLIFNVAIALLLMELGIYKLLEETLGIFSIIAMSWLCTISADLFVNKPLGLAPPDIEFKRAHLYDINPVGVGAMTASALVALTAHFGLFGEMAASLAPYIALVTAFIVSPLIAWRTKGKYYLARRQRHSWKKLSTVTCSICEHPFEHEDMAWCPAYSAPICSLCCSLDSRCHDMCKPHASFNAQTAVVAKTLLPPKIIETLSSRLGRYGIAVVLAVAGIGVILAMIAHQTGTASPETAVVVNRTVGVVFFVFSVVAGVVCWFYVLAHDSRLVAEEESSRQNTLLLKEIAAHKKTDAALQYAKETAEAANRAKSRYVVGLSHELRTPLNAVLGYAQILERDETIPAPRQSAIKVIRRSADHLSGLIDGLLDISKIEAGRLQVYSNEINIQDFLDQIVDMFRPQAQAKDLAFDHIRAPALPRYVRTDEKRLRQILVNLLSNAIKFTDRGTVRFEVSYRSQVATFTVSDTGRGISAEDLPRIFEPFQRGEAEHIRPMPGLGLGLTITQLLANTLGGEISVTSERDKGSTFRVRLMLSAIERPRALAPSVRKIAGYAGARRTIVVVDDNEDHRDLMREVLMPLDFIVLTASGGAECLTLIEGIKPDLFLIDISMPGMNGWQLVSRLREYGQSAPVIMLSANIGDGTAAAAGDADYNDTLAKPFDIRQLNDKLALHLGLEWLYDDEQRPPPSVRPIRPVRTPGPAHVEELIRLGEIGYIRGIEAKLNDLARIEENQPFTEVVRVYVQAFDLAGYATFLQKISDNNGRLAGE from the coding sequence ATGACAGCACGCCAGCGCATCATTCCGGTTCGGCGCGAGTATAATCGCTGGGTCGCCAACCAGACGCTGGAAGACTACGCGCTGCGCTTCACCGCCAAGAGCGCGCGGCAATTTTCCTCGCAGCGCATCTCGCAGACGGCCATCGGCGCCATCTCCTTCCTGGCGCTGGAGGCGATCGGCGGCGCGATCACTCTCTCCTACGGCACGACCAACGCCATCATCGCCATTTTGGTCGCCAGCGTCGTCATGCTCGTTGTCGGGCTGCCGATCGCGCGCTACGCCATCCGTCACGGCGTAGATATCGATCTTCTGACCCGTGGCGCGAGCTTCGGCTATATCGGTTCGACCATCACCTCGCTGATCTATGCCAGCTTCACCTTCATGCTGTTTGCGATCGAGGCCTCGATCATGTCCGCTGCGCTGGAGCTGGCGCTCGGCATTCCGCTCTGGATCGGCTACATCATCTCCGCCGTGATGGTGATCCCGCTCGTCACCCACGGCGTCCGGCTGATCAGCAAGTTCCAGCTGATCACCCAGCCCTTCTGGATCATTCTCAACATCCTTCCCTTCATCTTCATCGCGCTCGCGGATTGGAGCAAGTTCGACCTCTGGCTCGCCTTCACCGGCGCCGGCCATCCGGAAGGTGTGCCGGGCACGCTCGCCCCGTTCGCGCTGGTGGAATTCGGCGCCGCTTCCGCCGTCATCCTCGCCTTGATGGCGCAGATCGGCGAACAGGTGGATTTCCTGCGCTTCCTGCCGCCAGAGGGCCAGAGCCGCCTTCGCCACCGCTTTGCCGTCTTCATGGCCGGTGCGGGCTGGGTCGTTGTCGGCGCGCCTAAACTGCTGGCCGGCTCGTTCCTCGTTGTCCTGACGCTCGGCTCGGGCGTGCCAGTGTCCGATGCAGCTGATCCCGCCCATATGTATCTGACCGCCTTCGGCTACATGATCCCGTCCCATACGGCGGCGATGCTGCTGATGGCGGCTTTTGTCGTTGTCTCGCAGCTCAAGATCAACGTGATGAACGCCTATGCCGGCTCGCTCGCATGGTCGAATTTCTTCTCGCGCCTCACGCATAGCCATCCCGGTCGCGTCGTCTGGCTGATTTTCAACGTCGCCATCGCGCTTCTCTTGATGGAACTCGGCATCTACAAGCTGCTCGAAGAAACACTCGGCATCTTCTCGATCATCGCCATGTCCTGGCTCTGCACGATCTCTGCCGACCTTTTCGTCAACAAGCCGCTGGGGCTGGCGCCGCCGGATATCGAGTTCAAGCGCGCCCATCTCTATGACATCAACCCCGTCGGCGTCGGCGCGATGACGGCTTCGGCCTTGGTGGCTCTGACCGCCCATTTCGGCCTGTTTGGCGAAATGGCTGCGTCGCTAGCCCCCTATATCGCCCTTGTGACGGCCTTCATCGTCTCGCCGCTGATCGCGTGGCGCACCAAGGGTAAATACTACCTCGCCCGTCGGCAGCGCCATAGCTGGAAGAAGCTCTCTACCGTCACCTGCTCAATCTGCGAGCATCCTTTCGAACACGAGGATATGGCCTGGTGCCCCGCCTATTCGGCGCCGATCTGTTCGCTCTGCTGTTCGCTCGACAGCCGCTGCCACGACATGTGCAAGCCGCATGCGAGCTTCAACGCCCAGACGGCCGTGGTCGCAAAAACGCTGCTGCCGCCGAAAATCATCGAAACCCTGTCGAGCCGCCTCGGGCGCTACGGCATCGCCGTGGTGCTGGCGGTCGCCGGCATCGGCGTCATCCTCGCCATGATCGCCCACCAGACGGGCACCGCATCGCCGGAAACCGCTGTCGTGGTCAACCGAACGGTCGGCGTCGTGTTCTTTGTCTTTTCGGTCGTCGCGGGTGTCGTCTGCTGGTTCTACGTGCTTGCCCATGACAGCCGGCTGGTGGCCGAGGAGGAATCCTCACGCCAGAACACGCTTCTGCTCAAGGAAATCGCCGCCCATAAGAAGACGGACGCCGCCTTGCAATATGCCAAGGAAACGGCCGAAGCTGCGAACCGGGCCAAGAGCCGCTATGTCGTCGGCTTGAGCCATGAGTTGCGCACGCCGCTCAATGCCGTGCTCGGCTATGCCCAGATCCTCGAGCGAGACGAAACCATCCCCGCCCCGCGCCAGTCGGCGATCAAGGTCATCCGCCGCTCGGCCGACCATCTCTCCGGCCTCATCGACGGATTGCTTGATATCTCGAAGATCGAGGCCGGACGTCTGCAAGTCTATTCCAACGAAATCAACATCCAGGATTTCCTCGACCAGATCGTCGATATGTTCCGTCCGCAGGCGCAGGCGAAGGACCTCGCCTTCGATCATATCCGGGCGCCTGCCCTGCCGCGCTATGTCCGCACCGACGAGAAGCGGCTGCGCCAGATCCTCGTCAACCTGCTCTCGAATGCCATCAAGTTCACCGATCGCGGAACCGTCCGCTTCGAGGTGAGCTATCGCAGTCAGGTCGCGACCTTCACCGTTTCCGATACCGGCCGAGGCATTTCTGCCGAGGACTTGCCACGCATCTTCGAACCATTCCAGCGTGGCGAGGCTGAGCATATCCGGCCGATGCCCGGCCTCGGGCTCGGGCTGACGATCACCCAATTGCTGGCAAATACCCTTGGTGGGGAAATCTCCGTGACCAGCGAGCGCGACAAGGGCTCGACCTTCCGGGTAAGGCTCATGCTGTCGGCCATCGAACGGCCGCGCGCGCTTGCTCCCTCGGTGCGCAAGATCGCCGGCTATGCCGGCGCCCGACGCACCATCGTCGTGGTGGATGACAACGAGGATCATCGCGATCTGATGCGTGAAGTGCTGATGCCCCTCGATTTCATCGTCCTGACGGCATCCGGTGGCGCCGAATGCCTGACGTTGATCGAGGGCATCAAGCCAGACCTGTTCCTCATCGACATCTCGATGCCCGGCATGAACGGGTGGCAACTGGTGTCACGGCTACGCGAATATGGCCAGAGCGCGCCAGTGATCATGCTGTCGGCCAATATCGGTGATGGCACGGCCGCCGCAGCCGGCGATGCCGACTACAACGACACGCTGGCGAAGCCCTTTGATATCCGCCAGCTCAACGACAAGCTGGCGCTGCATCTCGGCCTTGAATGGCTGTACGACGATGAGCAGCGCCCGCCCCCATCGGTTCGGCCCATCCGGCCCGTCCGCACGCCAGGCCCTGCCCATGTCGAAGAGCTCATCCGACTCGGCGAGATCGGCTACATCAGGGGCATTGAGGCCAAATTGAACGATTTGGCGCGGATCGAGGAAAACCAGCCGTTTACCGAAGTCGTGCGTGTCTATGTGCAGGCCTTCGATCTTGCAGGCTACGCCACATTCCTGCAGAAGATCAGCGACAACAACGGGAGACTCGCCGGTGAATGA
- a CDS encoding response regulator yields the protein MNEAAHPRNIVLIVDDSPETLGFLTDALEQSGFSVLIATSGNAAINVVERITPDIVLMDAVMPGMDGFDTCRRLKANAAIAQVPVIFMTGLTETEHIVHALESGGVDYLSKPINIDELRARIRVHLANARSTQSARVALDAAGRHLLAVRGNGTLQWSTPQATRLINAATGRDDGMETLAGHIRLWTQEREKHGGRSEPLIIQQNGQPVLQLAYLGAIGSDEFLFRLTGISQTSDDEILRRAFALTVREAQVLLWIAKGKANRDIGEILGLSARTVNKHLEQIYVKLGVENRASAAVKAAAVLYQE from the coding sequence GTGAATGAGGCTGCGCATCCGCGCAATATCGTATTGATCGTCGATGATTCCCCCGAAACACTCGGCTTCCTCACCGATGCACTGGAACAATCCGGTTTCTCCGTGCTGATCGCGACCTCCGGCAATGCGGCCATCAACGTCGTCGAGCGCATCACCCCCGATATCGTGCTGATGGATGCCGTCATGCCCGGCATGGACGGCTTCGACACCTGCCGCCGACTGAAGGCGAATGCCGCGATCGCGCAAGTCCCGGTGATTTTCATGACGGGCCTCACCGAGACCGAGCATATCGTTCACGCGCTCGAATCCGGGGGCGTCGATTACCTCTCCAAGCCGATCAATATCGACGAGCTGCGTGCCCGCATCCGGGTGCATCTCGCCAACGCCCGCTCGACCCAGTCGGCCCGCGTTGCGCTCGATGCCGCCGGCCGTCATCTGCTGGCCGTGCGCGGCAATGGCACGCTGCAATGGTCGACGCCGCAGGCGACGCGGCTGATCAATGCCGCAACCGGCCGTGACGACGGCATGGAAACGCTCGCCGGACATATTCGCCTCTGGACACAGGAGCGCGAAAAACATGGCGGCCGGAGCGAACCGCTGATCATCCAGCAGAACGGCCAGCCGGTGCTGCAGCTCGCCTATCTCGGCGCGATCGGCTCCGACGAATTTCTCTTCCGGCTGACCGGCATCAGCCAGACCAGCGACGATGAAATTCTGCGCCGTGCCTTCGCATTGACCGTGCGCGAGGCGCAAGTGCTTCTATGGATCGCCAAGGGCAAGGCAAACCGGGATATCGGCGAGATCCTGGGCCTCAGCGCCCGCACGGTGAACAAGCACCTTGAGCAGATCTACGTGAAGCTCGGCGTCGAAAACCGTGCCTCCGCTGCCGTCAAGGCCGCCGCCGTTCTCTATCAGGAATAG
- a CDS encoding 2-hydroxyacid dehydrogenase has protein sequence MSAKPRILVTRKWPKAVENVLVERFDAALNATDVPLSEAELGAALQTFDAVLPTVSDKLPAVVFANASMKAKILGNYGVGYNHIDIAAAKAADIVVTNTPDVLTDCTADISMTLLLSVARRAGEGEREVRAGQWTGWRPTHMVGSKVTGKTLGIIGFGRIGKVMAKRCHFGFDMDIVFQNRSRIDPAEAARYGARQLDSIEEVLAVSDFVSLHCPGGGENRHLIDTKRLSLMKRGAFLINTARGDVVDEAALIAALEAGTIRGAGLDVYEAEPGVPEALRRLQNVVLLPHLGSATDETRTAMGMKVVDNITAFFEGREPPDRVA, from the coding sequence ATGTCAGCCAAGCCACGTATCCTCGTTACTCGCAAATGGCCAAAGGCGGTGGAAAATGTGCTGGTCGAGCGCTTTGACGCTGCGTTGAATGCCACGGATGTTCCCTTGTCTGAGGCTGAGCTGGGCGCGGCCTTGCAGACCTTCGATGCGGTTCTGCCGACCGTATCCGACAAGCTGCCTGCCGTGGTCTTTGCAAACGCATCGATGAAGGCGAAGATCCTCGGGAATTATGGCGTCGGCTACAATCATATCGACATTGCTGCCGCAAAAGCTGCTGACATCGTCGTTACCAATACGCCCGACGTCCTGACGGATTGCACCGCCGATATCTCCATGACGCTGCTTCTGTCGGTTGCTCGGCGCGCGGGCGAGGGGGAGAGGGAAGTTCGGGCCGGCCAGTGGACAGGCTGGCGCCCCACCCACATGGTTGGATCGAAGGTGACCGGCAAGACGCTCGGCATCATCGGTTTTGGCCGCATCGGCAAGGTCATGGCCAAGCGCTGCCATTTCGGCTTCGATATGGATATCGTTTTCCAGAACCGTTCGCGGATCGATCCGGCCGAGGCTGCACGCTACGGCGCCCGGCAACTCGATAGCATCGAGGAGGTGCTGGCTGTCTCGGATTTCGTTTCCCTCCATTGCCCAGGCGGCGGTGAGAACCGGCATCTGATCGATACGAAGCGTCTGTCATTGATGAAACGGGGCGCATTCCTCATCAACACCGCACGTGGCGATGTCGTGGATGAAGCCGCGCTGATTGCGGCGCTGGAGGCCGGGACCATTCGTGGCGCGGGCCTCGACGTCTATGAGGCCGAACCCGGCGTGCCGGAAGCGTTGCGACGTCTGCAGAACGTCGTGCTGCTGCCGCATCTCGGCAGCGCGACCGACGAAACCCGAACGGCCATGGGTATGAAGGTGGTGGACAATATCACCGCGTTCTTCGAAGGCCGCGAGCCTCCGGATCGGGTCGCCTGA
- a CDS encoding branched-chain amino acid ABC transporter substrate-binding protein: MKKSLLSAVAFSAMVAFSGAAWADVIVGVAGPLTGPNAAFGAQLQKGAEQAAADINAAGGINGEQIKVVLGDDVSDAKQGVSVANKFVADGVKFVVGHFNSGVSIPASEVYAENGILQVTPASTNPTFTERGLWNTFRTCGRDDQQGAVAGAYIATNFKDGKVAVVHDKTPYGQGLADETKKAMNEAGVTEVIYEGINTGDKDFSALIAKMKEAGVTVVYYGGLHTEFGLIERQAADQGLKAAFMSGDGIVSNELASIAGDAVNGTLMTFAPDPRKNPAAKELVEKFRAAGFEPEAYTLYAYAALQVIAEAAKAAGGNDSQAVAEAIKAKGPFATAIGELGFDEKGDITRPDYVMYTWKKGEDGKYSYFENQ, translated from the coding sequence ATGAAGAAGTCACTTTTGTCGGCCGTTGCCTTCAGTGCAATGGTCGCTTTCAGCGGCGCCGCATGGGCTGACGTTATCGTCGGCGTCGCTGGCCCGTTGACCGGCCCGAATGCAGCCTTCGGCGCACAGCTCCAGAAGGGTGCAGAGCAGGCTGCTGCTGACATCAATGCTGCTGGCGGCATCAATGGCGAGCAGATCAAGGTCGTTCTCGGCGATGACGTTTCCGACGCCAAGCAGGGCGTTTCGGTTGCCAACAAGTTCGTTGCCGATGGCGTCAAGTTTGTTGTCGGTCACTTCAACTCGGGCGTTTCGATCCCGGCTTCGGAAGTTTACGCCGAAAACGGTATCCTTCAGGTAACCCCTGCTTCCACCAACCCGACCTTCACCGAGCGTGGGCTGTGGAACACCTTCCGTACCTGCGGTCGTGACGACCAGCAGGGCGCAGTTGCCGGCGCTTACATCGCCACCAACTTCAAGGACGGCAAGGTCGCTGTCGTTCACGACAAGACGCCTTACGGCCAGGGCCTTGCTGACGAAACCAAGAAGGCTATGAACGAAGCCGGCGTCACTGAAGTCATCTACGAAGGCATCAACACCGGCGACAAGGACTTCTCGGCTCTGATCGCCAAGATGAAGGAAGCCGGCGTAACGGTCGTCTACTACGGCGGTCTGCACACTGAATTCGGTCTGATCGAACGTCAGGCTGCCGACCAGGGTCTGAAGGCTGCCTTCATGTCGGGCGACGGTATCGTCTCGAACGAACTGGCTTCCATCGCTGGCGACGCTGTTAACGGCACGCTGATGACGTTTGCTCCGGATCCGCGCAAGAACCCGGCTGCAAAGGAACTCGTCGAGAAGTTCCGCGCTGCTGGTTTCGAACCGGAAGCCTACACGCTCTACGCCTACGCTGCTCTGCAGGTTATCGCTGAAGCTGCCAAGGCTGCCGGCGGCAACGACTCGCAGGCTGTTGCCGAAGCGATCAAGGCCAAGGGTCCGTTTGCAACCGCAATCGGCGAACTCGGCTTCGACGAAAAGGGCGACATCACCCGCCCGGACTACGTCATGTACACCTGGAAGAAGGGTGAAGACGGCAAGTACAGCTACTTCGAAAACCAGTAA
- a CDS encoding DUF6867 family protein, whose protein sequence is MQGILYEEASFLQFLFVSCIIGGWTAWRTGKSVAEGWQNYSTVLIYTLLLGVGIRFVHHALFGGTMFSLHYYLIDTIVLLLFSTAGFRFYRTRQMTSNYYWLYEKASPFSWKNK, encoded by the coding sequence ATGCAGGGTATTCTCTACGAAGAAGCCTCGTTTCTGCAGTTTCTCTTCGTCAGCTGCATCATCGGTGGGTGGACCGCCTGGCGCACGGGCAAGAGCGTCGCAGAGGGATGGCAGAACTACAGCACGGTGCTGATCTACACCCTTCTTCTGGGCGTCGGCATCCGTTTCGTCCATCACGCGCTGTTTGGCGGTACGATGTTCAGCCTCCACTACTACCTGATAGACACGATCGTTCTTTTGCTGTTTTCTACCGCGGGCTTCCGCTTCTACAGGACGCGGCAGATGACCAGCAATTACTACTGGCTCTATGAGAAGGCCTCGCCCTTTTCGTGGAAGAATAAATAA
- a CDS encoding ABC transporter ATP-binding protein yields the protein MSGPLLQVKSVEAYYGNIRALGGVDVEVNSGEIVCLIGANGAGKSTLMMTICGSPQARTGSVIFDGQDITRLPTHEIARLRIAQSPEGRRIFPRMTVFENLQMGASLDNLKYFDEDVEKIFTLFPRLKERQMQRGGTLSGGEQQMLSIGRALMARPKLLLLDEPSLGLAPLIVKGIFEAIKKLNKEQGLTVFLVEQNAFGALKLSDRGYVMVNGLVTMSGSGKELLANPEVRAAYLEGGRH from the coding sequence ATGAGCGGTCCGCTTCTCCAGGTTAAGTCCGTCGAAGCCTATTACGGCAACATCCGCGCACTCGGCGGCGTCGATGTCGAAGTCAACAGCGGCGAAATCGTCTGCCTGATCGGCGCCAACGGCGCCGGCAAGTCGACGCTGATGATGACGATCTGCGGCAGTCCGCAGGCTCGTACCGGCTCCGTTATTTTCGACGGCCAGGACATCACCCGCCTGCCGACTCACGAGATTGCCCGTCTGCGCATCGCGCAGTCGCCGGAAGGTCGTCGCATCTTCCCACGCATGACTGTGTTCGAGAATCTTCAGATGGGCGCGAGCCTCGACAACCTGAAGTATTTCGACGAGGACGTTGAGAAGATCTTCACGCTCTTCCCGCGCCTCAAGGAACGTCAGATGCAGCGCGGCGGTACGCTTTCGGGCGGTGAGCAGCAGATGCTCTCTATCGGCCGCGCGCTGATGGCACGTCCTAAGCTTCTGCTTCTCGACGAGCCTTCGCTTGGTCTCGCACCGCTGATCGTCAAGGGCATCTTCGAAGCGATCAAGAAGCTGAACAAGGAACAGGGGCTCACTGTGTTCCTCGTCGAGCAGAATGCGTTCGGCGCGCTGAAGCTTTCCGACCGCGGCTACGTGATGGTCAACGGCCTGGTGACGATGAGCGGCAGCGGCAAGGAACTTCTTGCCAATCCGGAAGTTCGCGCAGCCTATCTGGAAGGCGGTCGCCATTGA
- a CDS encoding ABC transporter ATP-binding protein → MASATTTTAATTMTKDVILKVEHLSMRFGGLMAINDFSFEAYRGDITALIGPNGAGKTTVFNCITGFYKPTMGMITMRQKAGKEYLLERLPDFEITKQAKVARTFQNIRLFSGLTVLENLLVAQHNTLMRASGYTILGLFGFPAYKKASKESIELAKHWLERASLIDRADDPAGDLPYGAQRRLEIARAMCTGPELLCLDEPAAGLNPRESLALNDLLQGVRKDTGTSILLIEHDMSVVMEISDHVVVLEYGQKISDGNPEFVKNDPKVIAAYLGVEDDEVEEVIAEVEGEAGGLK, encoded by the coding sequence ATGGCTTCCGCAACGACGACAACAGCGGCAACGACAATGACAAAAGACGTTATTCTCAAGGTCGAACACCTGTCGATGCGCTTCGGCGGTCTGATGGCGATCAACGACTTCTCCTTCGAAGCCTATCGCGGCGATATCACCGCGCTGATCGGTCCGAACGGCGCCGGCAAGACCACGGTGTTCAACTGCATCACCGGCTTCTACAAGCCGACGATGGGCATGATCACCATGCGCCAGAAGGCCGGCAAGGAGTATCTCCTTGAGCGTCTTCCTGACTTCGAGATCACCAAGCAGGCCAAGGTCGCCCGTACCTTCCAGAACATACGGCTGTTCTCGGGCCTGACTGTTCTCGAAAACCTGCTGGTCGCCCAGCACAACACGCTGATGCGCGCCTCGGGCTACACGATCCTCGGACTGTTCGGCTTTCCGGCTTACAAGAAAGCGTCGAAGGAATCGATCGAACTCGCGAAGCACTGGCTTGAACGCGCGTCGCTGATCGACCGTGCAGACGATCCGGCCGGCGACTTGCCTTACGGCGCACAACGCCGCCTGGAAATCGCCCGCGCCATGTGCACCGGCCCGGAATTGCTCTGCCTCGACGAGCCGGCTGCTGGTCTCAACCCGCGTGAATCGCTTGCGCTCAACGATCTGCTTCAGGGCGTTCGCAAGGATACGGGCACATCGATCCTGCTTATCGAGCACGACATGTCGGTGGTCATGGAAATCTCTGACCACGTCGTCGTTCTCGAGTACGGTCAGAAGATTTCCGACGGCAACCCTGAATTTGTGAAAAACGACCCGAAGGTCATCGCGGCCTATCTCGGTGTCGAAGACGATGAGGTCGAAGAAGTGATTGCCGAGGTTGAAGGCGAAGCAGGAGGCCTGAAATGA